A single region of the Idiomarinaceae bacterium HL-53 genome encodes:
- a CDS encoding orotidine-5'-phosphate decarboxylase: MKPIIVALDFSNEKEATAFVQQLDANACRVKVGKELFTRAGPQFVRKLVEQGFDVFLDLKFHDIPNTVAAAVTASAELGVWMVNVHASGGEKMMRAAVDALLAFGDKRPLLTAVTVLTSMSEEELQSLNVHTPLESQVLHLAKMAHAAGVDGVVCSAREARVLKTELGEKFKLVTPGIRPEGASNDDQTRVLTPKQAIANGSDYLVMGRPIRSSTNPQRVISAINQQINNP, translated from the coding sequence ATGAAACCGATTATTGTAGCGCTCGACTTTTCAAATGAAAAAGAGGCAACCGCGTTTGTGCAACAATTAGATGCAAACGCGTGTCGTGTGAAGGTGGGCAAAGAGCTTTTCACTCGTGCGGGGCCTCAATTCGTTCGAAAATTAGTAGAGCAGGGATTCGACGTTTTCCTAGATTTGAAATTCCACGATATTCCCAATACGGTGGCGGCAGCCGTCACTGCAAGTGCTGAGTTGGGCGTATGGATGGTGAATGTGCACGCTTCAGGCGGTGAAAAGATGATGCGCGCCGCGGTAGATGCGTTGCTAGCATTTGGAGATAAACGGCCACTACTTACCGCAGTGACCGTGCTTACCAGTATGAGCGAAGAGGAGCTACAGTCTTTGAATGTCCACACACCATTAGAGTCTCAAGTGTTACATTTGGCTAAAATGGCGCACGCTGCAGGTGTCGATGGTGTTGTTTGCTCTGCAAGAGAGGCCCGTGTATTGAAAACCGAGCTTGGTGAGAAGTTTAAGCTTGTGACACCTGGTATCAGGCCGGAAGGTGCCTCAAATGACGATCAGACACGCGTGTTGACACCTAAGCAAGCGATAGCAAATGGCAGTGATTATTTAGTCATGGGGCGCCCGATTCGCTCAAGTACGAATCCCCAGCGAGTCATTTCAGCGATTAACCAGCAAATTAACAATCCTTAA
- a CDS encoding competence protein ComEA: MILKLGMVLSVVITSTMFSSEVEAHTEFNAAQTHYEIGSHALQAKQDSDGAVVMERVNINNATAEELAKKLKGVGVARARAIVELRERLGQFSDVEQLLEVRGIGVRTLNANRDHIDL; the protein is encoded by the coding sequence ATGATTTTGAAATTAGGTATGGTTTTGTCGGTTGTTATCACCTCAACCATGTTCTCTTCTGAAGTAGAGGCACACACAGAATTTAACGCCGCACAAACACATTATGAAATTGGTTCGCACGCTCTGCAGGCCAAGCAAGATTCCGACGGAGCCGTTGTCATGGAGCGCGTCAATATTAATAATGCAACTGCTGAAGAGTTAGCTAAAAAGCTGAAGGGGGTTGGCGTTGCTCGTGCGCGAGCAATTGTTGAACTTCGAGAGCGCCTCGGTCAATTCTCAGATGTTGAGCAATTGCTTGAAGTGCGAGGGATCGGTGTGCGAACGTTAAATGCAAATAGAGATCACATCGATTTATAA